In the genome of Mycobacterium kansasii ATCC 12478, one region contains:
- a CDS encoding ATPase: MPLTRLDRVLRDIPTRIVACSGGVDSLLLATVAHRAAPQSTTVAHAVTPAVPAAATARVVAHAEAEGWTLQLVRSKEFDDERYLSNPRNRCYFCKSHLYTAIRELPTCDGATMLSGANFDDLGEYRPGLIAAEENHVRHPYVEAGLGKEDIRSIARTLALDFADLPASPCLASRLYTDTAVTPSRLRSIEIGEDLLRMLTGIDVVRCRLREDVVLIEVRAEDAARVTDDVIDRVAAAMRRVEPSLHRVVLDDKPYRPGRALELLA; the protein is encoded by the coding sequence ATGCCGTTAACTCGACTGGATCGCGTCCTGCGCGACATACCCACCCGCATCGTAGCGTGCAGCGGCGGCGTGGACAGTCTGCTACTCGCCACCGTCGCCCACCGAGCGGCGCCGCAAAGCACCACCGTGGCGCACGCGGTCACGCCAGCGGTTCCCGCCGCGGCCACGGCACGGGTTGTGGCGCATGCCGAAGCCGAAGGATGGACGTTGCAGCTGGTCCGTTCCAAGGAGTTCGACGACGAGCGCTACCTTTCCAATCCGCGTAACCGCTGCTATTTCTGCAAGAGTCACCTTTACACCGCGATTCGCGAACTGCCGACGTGCGACGGCGCAACAATGTTGAGCGGCGCCAACTTCGACGATCTCGGCGAGTACCGGCCCGGTCTGATCGCCGCCGAGGAAAATCACGTCCGGCACCCGTACGTTGAAGCGGGTCTGGGCAAGGAAGACATCCGGTCGATCGCCCGCACGCTGGCGTTGGATTTTGCGGATCTGCCCGCATCGCCATGTCTGGCCAGCCGCCTGTACACGGATACCGCTGTCACGCCGTCGCGGCTTCGCTCGATCGAGATCGGCGAAGACCTGCTGCGCATGCTGACCGGAATCGACGTCGTCCGGTGCCGGCTGCGTGAGGACGTCGTGCTCATCGAGGTTCGCGCGGAAGACGCCGCACGTGTCACCGACGACGTCATCGACCGGGTGGCTGCGGCCATGCGGAGGGTGGAACCGTCGCTGCACCGAGTCGTCCTGGACGACAAGCCATATCGTCCCGGTCGTGCCCTGGAGCTGCTGGCATGA
- the larB gene encoding nickel pincer cofactor biosynthesis protein LarB yields the protein MTVCYDYTRLARVGMPEAIFCLNKTTSQLRAIVTELLERPDNPVLFTRMSDAQYQTVRPLTGQALEYDEESATAVLHGCLPTRNGTVAVVTAGTSDIPVAAEACRTLEFLGFKAARIADVGVAGIWRLLERVDEILDHDVVIVVAGMDAALASVVGGLTGQPMIAVPTSTGYGAAADGETALRSMLTSCAQGVTVTNIDNGFGAACAANRILLALNRT from the coding sequence ATGACCGTTTGCTACGACTACACCCGGCTGGCGCGCGTCGGAATGCCCGAGGCGATCTTCTGCCTCAATAAGACGACCAGCCAGCTACGCGCCATCGTGACCGAGTTGCTCGAACGGCCCGACAACCCGGTTCTGTTCACCCGGATGAGCGACGCCCAATACCAGACCGTCCGGCCACTCACCGGGCAAGCGCTGGAATACGACGAGGAGTCGGCAACCGCTGTCCTTCATGGTTGTCTACCGACCCGCAACGGCACGGTGGCTGTTGTCACCGCCGGCACCTCAGACATCCCCGTGGCGGCCGAGGCTTGCCGGACGCTCGAGTTCCTTGGCTTCAAGGCCGCGCGCATCGCCGACGTTGGTGTAGCCGGTATCTGGCGTCTGCTGGAAAGAGTCGACGAGATCCTCGACCACGACGTCGTGATCGTTGTTGCCGGTATGGATGCCGCACTCGCCTCGGTTGTCGGCGGGCTCACCGGCCAGCCCATGATCGCGGTACCCACATCGACTGGCTACGGCGCAGCCGCCGACGGCGAAACCGCGCTTCGCTCGATGCTGACCAGCTGTGCCCAGGGCGTCACCGTGACGAATATCGACAACGGCTTCGGAGCGGCGTGTGCAGCGAACCGAATCCTGCTGGCACTAAACCGAACATGA
- a CDS encoding LarC family nickel insertion protein, with product MIGWIDARAGVSGQMLLGALVDVGVPLELLQTAVDQLGLDITLASTPCGRGGIGATEVRVVGNEDPQIRNLAEIQRLLDRVAEPVRQTIHDIVRRLAEAESRVSRIPLEGWNFCENASTLACIVAAAAGFHWLGLETLHCSPVGLGSATGMQAPAVLELLKGVPVAGGTATAHCPTPTGAAVLATLVTDWGELPPLIMRRVGYGAGQHNSLEAANVLRIVVSEPAGQPACSVQLETNVDDLDPRVWPYVIERLLAAGAYDAWLTPIIMKKGRPAHTLSVLAPSQRAADLRAIIFRETSSIGLREFTVAKHHKLARSESLVQVGGQPIRIKTARLDGETVNVNPEWRDIVAAAEALGQPAKQVLAQARRAASDHSMSAAVEPSLAMPGS from the coding sequence ATGATCGGCTGGATCGACGCCCGAGCCGGGGTGAGCGGCCAGATGCTGCTCGGCGCTCTCGTCGACGTGGGCGTGCCGTTGGAGCTATTGCAGACGGCGGTCGACCAACTTGGCCTTGACATCACGCTGGCGTCGACGCCATGCGGGCGGGGCGGCATCGGCGCCACGGAGGTGCGCGTCGTTGGCAACGAGGACCCGCAGATCCGGAACCTTGCCGAGATTCAGCGGTTGCTCGATCGAGTTGCCGAACCCGTTCGACAGACCATCCACGACATCGTTCGCCGGTTGGCCGAGGCCGAGTCGCGGGTATCCCGTATCCCATTGGAGGGTTGGAACTTCTGTGAAAACGCCAGCACCCTCGCTTGCATAGTCGCAGCGGCGGCCGGGTTCCATTGGTTGGGCTTGGAGACGCTGCACTGTTCGCCGGTCGGCCTTGGCAGCGCAACAGGAATGCAGGCTCCCGCCGTCCTGGAACTGCTCAAGGGCGTCCCGGTGGCCGGCGGTACAGCCACCGCACACTGCCCCACACCTACGGGCGCGGCGGTGCTCGCGACGCTGGTGACGGATTGGGGCGAGCTGCCCCCACTCATCATGCGCCGGGTGGGATACGGCGCCGGCCAGCATAATTCGCTTGAGGCGGCGAACGTGCTGCGCATCGTCGTCAGCGAGCCGGCCGGCCAACCGGCCTGCAGCGTGCAGCTCGAAACCAATGTGGACGACCTCGACCCGCGGGTGTGGCCGTACGTCATCGAGCGCCTGCTCGCCGCTGGAGCTTACGACGCCTGGCTCACCCCGATCATCATGAAGAAGGGCCGGCCCGCGCACACCCTTTCCGTACTGGCCCCAAGCCAGCGCGCCGCGGATCTGCGCGCGATCATCTTCCGCGAGACCAGCTCGATCGGATTGCGGGAATTCACGGTGGCCAAGCATCACAAGTTAGCCAGGTCCGAGAGCCTGGTCCAGGTTGGCGGGCAACCGATCCGGATCAAGACCGCCCGGCTCGACGGTGAAACCGTCAACGTCAACCCCGAGTGGCGTGACATTGTGGCCGCCGCAGAAGCTCTCGGACAGCCGGCCAAGCAGGTGTTAGCGCAAGCCCGGCGGGCCGCATCCGATCACAGCATGAGCGCCGCTGTTGAGCCCTCGCTGGCGATGCCTGGCTCATGA
- a CDS encoding MFS transporter encodes MVIDTTGNGLWVPFALLYFTHGRGMKLVDAGAALTMGSLVSLLAGGLLTGAIVDRIGPFRSATLSSLIRVTAFPCYLADNTVASLAIIAMAVSFAGRLFWVAHPGMVRALAPSEDARVGLFSLINAMRSIGLGIGGLVASLGVWAERGSGLFWNFIVVANTVSFAVCGLLFWRLRDFDRKTSDRDTSGVGRYRDVLAQRRFLVYVVAVFVLALASVGFDSILPVYLLALGYPAWTPPVAYLLASALIAAFAPLATKWGRSRPGLRLLALAAGLLGVAFAALIAMVAADDVGRMVLLSAAVMLFSLAAATWGATAFQVMLSFVPRDRAGRHSAVYSLSWGVAIAVGPGLFSSLFTLGRVLPWIFLAVVLVFAITAFLASSRTALHELGASG; translated from the coding sequence ATGGTCATCGATACCACGGGCAACGGTTTGTGGGTTCCCTTCGCGCTGCTGTACTTCACGCATGGACGCGGCATGAAGCTGGTCGACGCTGGTGCCGCGCTGACAATGGGCAGCCTCGTTTCGTTGTTGGCCGGCGGTTTGCTGACGGGAGCCATCGTCGACCGTATCGGGCCTTTTCGCTCGGCGACGCTCAGTTCGCTGATCCGGGTGACTGCCTTCCCGTGCTACCTGGCTGACAACACCGTTGCTTCGCTGGCGATCATTGCGATGGCGGTGAGTTTCGCCGGCCGGCTGTTCTGGGTGGCGCACCCGGGGATGGTACGTGCCTTAGCTCCGTCGGAAGACGCTCGCGTCGGCCTCTTTTCGCTGATCAACGCGATGCGCAGCATTGGCCTGGGGATCGGTGGGCTCGTCGCCTCGCTCGGAGTGTGGGCCGAACGCGGCAGTGGGCTTTTCTGGAATTTCATCGTGGTGGCCAACACGGTCAGCTTCGCGGTCTGCGGACTGCTGTTCTGGCGGCTACGCGACTTCGATCGCAAGACCAGCGACCGCGACACCAGCGGCGTCGGCCGGTACCGCGACGTGTTGGCCCAACGCCGCTTCTTGGTATACGTGGTCGCGGTTTTCGTGCTTGCACTAGCGAGCGTCGGGTTCGACTCGATCCTGCCGGTGTATCTGCTCGCGCTGGGCTATCCGGCCTGGACTCCGCCGGTCGCCTACCTGCTGGCAAGCGCGTTGATCGCCGCGTTCGCGCCGCTGGCGACCAAATGGGGCCGTTCTCGGCCGGGGCTGCGGCTGTTGGCTCTAGCCGCCGGGCTGCTCGGAGTCGCATTCGCGGCACTGATCGCGATGGTCGCAGCCGACGACGTCGGCAGGATGGTACTGCTGTCGGCGGCTGTGATGCTGTTCAGCCTGGCCGCAGCCACCTGGGGAGCCACCGCGTTCCAAGTCATGTTGAGTTTTGTGCCGCGGGACCGGGCGGGTCGCCATTCCGCGGTTTACTCGTTGTCGTGGGGCGTAGCCATCGCCGTCGGCCCAGGGCTGTTCTCTTCGTTGTTCACCCTTGGCCGCGTGCTCCCGTGGATCTTCCTCGCGGTGGTGCTCGTTTTCGCGATCACCGCATTCCTGGCCTCATCGCGCACCGCCCTGCACGAACTTGGCGCATCCGGGTAA
- a CDS encoding TA system VapC family ribonuclease toxin: MIALLDSNVLIALVVAEHVHHDVAAAWLSARDNGFATCPITQGSLVRFLMRTGQPAAVAREVVGAVETAKRHEFWPDSVSFADVEIGGVVGHRQVTDAYLAQLARSRNGQLATLDSGLAHLHSDVAVLIPTAG, encoded by the coding sequence GTGATCGCGCTGCTGGACTCGAACGTGCTGATCGCACTGGTGGTCGCCGAACACGTCCATCACGACGTCGCCGCGGCATGGCTGTCCGCGCGCGACAACGGCTTCGCGACGTGCCCAATCACGCAGGGAAGTCTGGTTCGATTCTTGATGCGGACGGGCCAACCCGCCGCAGTTGCGCGGGAGGTGGTCGGAGCTGTCGAAACCGCAAAGCGCCACGAGTTCTGGCCCGACAGCGTCTCTTTCGCCGATGTCGAGATCGGAGGGGTGGTCGGTCACCGACAGGTGACCGATGCCTACCTGGCGCAGCTGGCCCGAAGCCGCAACGGGCAGTTGGCGACTCTCGATAGTGGACTGGCGCACTTGCACAGCGACGTCGCGGTCCTCATTCCCACGGCCGGCTGA
- a CDS encoding class I SAM-dependent methyltransferase → MARTARTDNDSWEITESVGATALGVAAARAAETQSEHPLIHDPFARVFLDAAGDGVWNWYSAPQLPAEVLQAEPEVHLRMQAMINYMACRTAFFDTFFLEATRSGIRQAVILAAGLDARCWRLPWPAGTTVYELDQPKVLEFKTSTLHKHGAEPTCNRVGVPVDLRQDWPKALRQAGFDASAPSAWSAEGLMPYLPAAAQDMLFNRVQELVVSGSRIAVEALGPDFLDPAFRAKRRERMDRVRALMAKIDPQREVPSTDELWYFEERDDVGDWLRRHGWEVTVTPSAQLMAGYDRNPPKEVQDSAPQNLFVSAVRAGE, encoded by the coding sequence ATGGCCAGAACCGCCAGAACAGACAACGACAGCTGGGAGATCACCGAGAGCGTTGGCGCTACCGCGCTGGGTGTGGCGGCGGCGCGCGCGGCCGAAACCCAGAGCGAGCACCCGCTGATCCACGATCCGTTCGCGCGGGTTTTCCTCGACGCGGCCGGCGACGGCGTGTGGAACTGGTATTCGGCGCCGCAGCTACCCGCCGAGGTTCTCCAAGCCGAACCCGAAGTGCACCTGCGAATGCAGGCCATGATCAACTATATGGCCTGCCGCACGGCGTTTTTCGACACCTTCTTCCTCGAAGCGACCCGCTCGGGTATCCGTCAGGCGGTGATTCTGGCCGCCGGCCTGGACGCGCGGTGCTGGCGGCTGCCGTGGCCCGCCGGCACCACGGTCTACGAACTCGACCAGCCCAAGGTGCTGGAGTTCAAAACGTCGACACTTCATAAGCATGGGGCCGAGCCGACCTGCAATCGAGTCGGTGTCCCGGTCGACCTGCGCCAAGACTGGCCGAAGGCCTTGCGGCAGGCCGGTTTCGACGCGTCGGCCCCGAGCGCATGGTCCGCCGAGGGGCTCATGCCGTACCTGCCGGCGGCTGCACAGGACATGCTGTTCAACCGCGTTCAGGAGCTCGTGGTCAGCGGTAGCCGGATCGCTGTCGAGGCGCTGGGCCCCGATTTCCTGGATCCCGCCTTCCGCGCCAAGCGGCGCGAGCGAATGGACCGCGTCCGGGCGTTGATGGCCAAGATCGACCCCCAGCGGGAGGTGCCCAGCACCGACGAGTTGTGGTACTTCGAGGAACGCGACGATGTCGGCGACTGGTTGCGCCGCCACGGCTGGGAGGTGACGGTGACGCCGTCGGCGCAGCTGATGGCCGGCTACGACCGCAACCCGCCGAAGGAGGTCCAAGACAGCGCGCCGCAGAATCTGTTCGTTTCCGCGGTGCGGGCGGGGGAATAG